In a single window of the Luteimonas viscosa genome:
- a CDS encoding cell division protein FtsQ/DivIB, producing MRRILQVSTWALAVALVVLPVVALVNGWIGSERWPLRTLRVTDGLERVDTARLREALLPHAGSGFFAVRLDQAQAAVAKLPWVEHAEVRKRWPDVLEVRIVEHRPFARWGEERLLSEQGRLFPVAGIEVPAGLPRLHGPDARVPDVVALYNESREVFAPGGFVVAQLSLDRRESWSLTLGNGVEVTVGSQEPRLRLARFARVLPQLLARNPQPLQRADLRYTNGFALTWGEEQEAAQSVPAGAGRAPSGQNDLARAVTNHQSRITNHGSST from the coding sequence ATCCGCCGCATCCTGCAGGTCTCGACCTGGGCGCTGGCGGTGGCGCTGGTGGTGCTGCCGGTGGTCGCGCTGGTCAACGGCTGGATCGGCAGCGAGCGCTGGCCGTTGCGCACGCTGCGCGTCACCGACGGCCTGGAACGGGTCGACACCGCGCGCCTGCGCGAGGCATTGCTGCCGCACGCGGGGTCGGGCTTCTTCGCCGTCAGGCTGGACCAGGCGCAGGCGGCGGTGGCGAAGCTGCCCTGGGTGGAGCACGCCGAAGTGCGCAAGCGCTGGCCCGACGTGCTCGAGGTGCGCATCGTCGAACACCGCCCGTTCGCGCGCTGGGGCGAGGAGCGGCTGCTGTCGGAGCAGGGTCGCCTGTTCCCGGTCGCGGGCATCGAGGTGCCCGCGGGGCTGCCGCGGCTGCACGGCCCGGATGCGCGCGTGCCGGACGTGGTGGCGCTCTACAACGAATCGCGCGAGGTGTTCGCCCCCGGCGGCTTCGTGGTGGCGCAACTCTCGCTCGACCGTCGCGAAAGCTGGTCGCTCACGCTCGGCAACGGCGTCGAGGTCACCGTCGGCAGCCAGGAGCCGCGCCTGCGCCTGGCACGCTTCGCGCGCGTGCTGCCGCAACTGCTCGCGCGCAACCCGCAGCCGCTGCAACGCGCCGACCTGCGCTACACCAATGGGTTCGCCCTGACCTGGGGCGAAGAACAGGAAGCCGCACAGAGCGTGCCGGCGGGGGCGGGCCGGGCTCCGTCCGGGCAAAACGATCTCGCTCGCGCTGTCACCAATCACCAATCACGAATCACGAATCACGGCTCCTCCACATGA
- the ftsA gene encoding cell division protein FtsA, protein MNRKGDKALIVGLDIGTSKVVALVGEYSPGNPIEVIGIGSHESRGLKRGVVVDIESTVQSIQRAVEEAELMAGCEIRSVYASISGNHVQCRNSNGIVPIRDGEVTWADLDRVLDAAKAVAIPADQRILHAIPREYVLDDSQEGIRNPVGMTGVRLEVHAHLVVCAQSAAANISKCVQRCGLSIDDLVLSSLASSTAVLTGDERELGVVLVDMGAGTTDLAVFVQGAICHTASLPIAGDKVTEDIAHMLRTPTPEAEQIKVRYACALAQLATSEESIQVPSVGDRPPRRLPRQSLAQAVQARYEEIFEMVQAELRRSGFEQHVRAGMVLTGGAAKMEGVVELAEEMLQMPVRVGIPQHVTGLGEVVNNPVHATGVGLLLMGSQIENPRRPSIPTGRAGSLLKKVSTWFRGEF, encoded by the coding sequence ATGAACCGCAAAGGCGACAAGGCCCTCATCGTCGGCCTCGACATCGGCACCTCCAAGGTGGTCGCGCTGGTCGGCGAGTATTCGCCCGGCAACCCGATCGAGGTGATCGGCATCGGCAGCCACGAATCGCGCGGGCTCAAGCGCGGCGTGGTGGTCGACATCGAGTCGACCGTGCAGTCGATCCAGCGCGCGGTCGAGGAGGCCGAGCTCATGGCCGGCTGCGAGATCCGCTCGGTCTACGCCTCGATCTCCGGCAACCACGTGCAGTGCCGCAACTCCAACGGCATCGTGCCGATCCGCGACGGCGAGGTGACCTGGGCCGACCTCGACCGCGTGCTCGACGCCGCCAAGGCGGTGGCGATCCCGGCCGACCAGCGCATCCTGCACGCGATCCCGCGCGAGTACGTGCTCGACGATTCGCAGGAAGGCATCCGCAACCCGGTCGGCATGACCGGCGTGCGCCTGGAGGTGCACGCGCACCTGGTGGTCTGCGCGCAGTCGGCCGCGGCCAACATCAGCAAGTGCGTGCAGCGCTGCGGGCTGTCGATCGACGACCTGGTGCTGTCGTCGCTGGCCTCGAGCACCGCGGTGCTGACCGGCGACGAGCGCGAGCTGGGCGTGGTGCTGGTCGACATGGGCGCCGGCACCACCGACCTGGCGGTCTTCGTGCAGGGCGCGATCTGCCACACCGCCTCGCTGCCGATCGCCGGCGACAAGGTCACCGAGGACATCGCGCACATGCTGCGCACGCCGACGCCCGAGGCCGAGCAGATCAAGGTGCGCTACGCCTGCGCGCTGGCGCAGCTGGCCACCAGCGAGGAGTCGATCCAGGTGCCGAGCGTCGGCGACCGTCCGCCGCGGAGGCTGCCACGGCAGTCGCTGGCGCAGGCGGTGCAGGCGCGCTACGAGGAGATCTTCGAGATGGTGCAGGCCGAACTGCGGCGCTCGGGCTTCGAGCAGCACGTGCGCGCCGGCATGGTGCTCACCGGTGGCGCCGCGAAGATGGAAGGCGTGGTCGAGCTGGCCGAGGAAATGCTGCAGATGCCGGTACGCGTGGGCATCCCGCAGCACGTCACCGGCCTGGGCGAAGTGGTCAACAACCCGGTGCACGCCACCGGCGTGGGCCTGCTGCTGATGGGCAGCCAGATCGAGAACCCGCGGCGCCCGTCGATCCCGACCGGGCGTGCGGGAAGTCTGCTGAAGAAGGTCAGTACCTGGTTCCGAGGCGAGTTCTGA
- the murC gene encoding UDP-N-acetylmuramate--L-alanine ligase yields the protein MIRRLLAAREMSKEGIARSFSRVHFVGIGGAGMSGIAEVLCTLGYQVSGSDTADNATTQRLARLGATVHRGHSAANVLGTDCVVVSSAIRADNPELMEARSQRIPIVPRAEMLAELMRFRRGIAVAGTHGKTTTTSLTASVLGEGGLDPTFVIGGQLLAAGANARLGGGDWLVAEADESDGSFLRLNPLIAVVTNIDADHLENYGGDFARVQAAFSEFLHRLPFYGLAVLCIDDPEVALLAQDMPRHAMTYGLSESADVRAEDVSQQGAAMRFTLCLPDASRTPVVLALPGRHNVLNALAAAAIGWQLGVEPAAIASALQKFEGIGRRFNLLAQLRTSQGANVQLVDDYGHHPKELAAVFDAARGGWPDRRLVVAFQPHRYTRTRDQFDDFAAVLSDVDALVLTEVYPAGEAPIAGADAKALARAIRARGRIDPVVVNGAQELAGVLPDVLQDGDLLLMMGAGDIGHAAQQLAQDGFPEAPR from the coding sequence ATGATCCGGCGCCTGCTCGCCGCGCGCGAGATGAGCAAGGAGGGCATCGCCCGATCCTTCTCGCGCGTGCATTTCGTCGGCATCGGCGGCGCCGGCATGAGCGGCATCGCCGAGGTGCTGTGCACGCTCGGCTACCAGGTCTCGGGTTCGGATACCGCCGACAACGCGACCACGCAGCGCCTGGCGCGCCTGGGCGCGACCGTGCACCGCGGCCATTCCGCCGCGAACGTCCTGGGCACCGACTGCGTGGTGGTGTCGAGCGCGATCCGCGCCGACAACCCGGAACTGATGGAAGCGCGTTCGCAGCGCATCCCGATCGTGCCACGCGCGGAGATGCTGGCCGAACTGATGCGCTTCCGCCGCGGCATCGCGGTGGCCGGCACCCATGGCAAGACCACCACCACCTCGCTGACCGCGAGCGTGCTGGGCGAGGGCGGGCTCGACCCGACCTTCGTGATCGGCGGCCAGTTGCTGGCGGCAGGCGCCAACGCACGCCTGGGCGGCGGCGACTGGCTGGTGGCGGAGGCCGACGAGAGCGACGGCAGCTTCCTGCGCCTGAATCCGCTGATCGCGGTGGTCACCAACATCGACGCCGACCACCTGGAGAACTACGGCGGCGATTTCGCGCGCGTGCAGGCGGCATTCTCCGAATTCCTGCACCGGCTGCCGTTCTACGGCCTGGCGGTGCTGTGCATCGACGATCCGGAAGTCGCGCTGCTGGCGCAGGACATGCCGCGCCATGCGATGACCTATGGCCTGTCCGAAAGCGCCGACGTGCGCGCCGAGGACGTGTCGCAGCAGGGCGCGGCGATGCGGTTCACCCTGTGCCTGCCCGACGCCTCGCGCACGCCGGTGGTGCTGGCGCTGCCCGGCCGCCACAACGTGCTCAACGCGCTCGCGGCCGCGGCGATCGGCTGGCAGCTGGGGGTCGAGCCCGCGGCGATCGCCAGTGCGCTGCAGAAGTTCGAGGGCATCGGCCGCCGCTTCAACCTGCTCGCGCAGCTGCGCACCTCCCAGGGCGCGAACGTGCAGCTGGTCGACGATTACGGCCACCACCCGAAGGAGCTGGCCGCGGTGTTCGACGCCGCGCGCGGCGGCTGGCCCGACCGCCGCCTGGTGGTCGCGTTCCAGCCGCATCGCTACACCCGCACCCGCGACCAGTTCGACGACTTCGCCGCGGTGCTCTCCGATGTCGATGCGCTGGTGCTGACCGAGGTCTACCCGGCAGGCGAAGCGCCGATCGCGGGCGCCGACGCCAAGGCGCTCGCACGTGCGATCCGCGCCCGCGGCCGCATCGACCCGGTCGTGGTCAACGGCGCGCAGGAACTGGCCGGCGTCCTGCCCGACGTGCTGCAGGACGGCGACCTGCTGCTGATGATGGGCGCCGGCGACATCGGCCATGCCGCGCAGCAGCTGGCGCAGGACGGTTTTCCGGAGGCGCCGCGATGA
- a CDS encoding D-alanine--D-alanine ligase, whose protein sequence is MSQVVPAVRVSDPAMFGRVAVLMGGTSAEREVSLDSGNGVLAALRLRGVDAHAVDGIPALVDGIRAGSIDRVFNILHGNHGGGEDGVVQGLLEALGVPYTGPGVLGSALTMDKIRTKQVWIAEGLPTPRFVRIAPGGDLRAAVRELGYPVFVKPSNEGSSVGVFRILSEGDLAPAIAFAAGYAGELLAEQMVQGQEYTVAILGEIALPSIRIVPAGEWYDYHAKYIADDTQYLCPGMEGEEEEAVRALSLAAFRAVGCSGWGRVDVMRDRVRGLQLIEVNTAPGMTSHSLVPKAAAQLGIDYAELCWRVLEQTL, encoded by the coding sequence ATGAGCCAGGTCGTGCCCGCGGTGCGCGTCAGCGATCCGGCCATGTTCGGACGGGTCGCCGTGCTGATGGGCGGCACCAGCGCCGAGCGCGAGGTGTCGCTGGATTCGGGCAACGGCGTGCTCGCCGCGCTGCGCCTGCGCGGCGTCGATGCGCATGCGGTCGACGGCATCCCGGCGCTGGTCGACGGCATCCGCGCCGGCAGCATCGACCGCGTCTTCAACATCCTGCACGGCAACCACGGCGGCGGCGAGGACGGCGTGGTGCAGGGCCTGCTCGAGGCGCTCGGCGTGCCGTACACCGGCCCGGGCGTGCTCGGATCCGCGCTGACCATGGACAAGATCCGCACCAAGCAGGTATGGATCGCGGAGGGCCTGCCGACGCCGCGCTTCGTGCGCATCGCGCCGGGTGGCGACCTGCGTGCGGCCGTGCGCGAGCTCGGCTACCCGGTGTTCGTCAAGCCGTCGAACGAAGGTTCGAGCGTGGGCGTGTTCCGGATCCTCTCCGAGGGCGATCTGGCGCCGGCGATCGCGTTCGCCGCCGGGTATGCCGGCGAACTGCTGGCCGAGCAGATGGTCCAGGGCCAGGAGTACACCGTGGCGATCCTCGGCGAGATCGCGCTGCCATCGATCCGCATCGTGCCGGCCGGCGAGTGGTACGACTACCACGCCAAGTACATCGCCGACGATACCCAGTACCTGTGCCCGGGCATGGAAGGCGAGGAAGAGGAAGCGGTGCGGGCGCTGTCGCTTGCCGCGTTCCGCGCCGTGGGCTGCAGCGGCTGGGGCCGGGTCGACGTGATGCGCGACCGTGTCCGCGGCCTGCAGCTGATCGAAGTCAACACCGCCCCGGGCATGACCAGCCACTCGCTGGTTCCCAAGGCGGCGGCGCAGCTCGGCATCGACTACGCCGAACTGTGCTGGCGGGTGCTGGAGCAGACGCTGTGA